In Thermococcus sp., the DNA window TCCTCTGCTGGATAATCCTGAGACCACCAATAGTCATATGGCTGAATCCAGCAAGCTGCAGAGGAATATCCACCCACTGTCACTATTGAAAATAAGTCCTTTTCTATGGTTAAAGATGCGTACGCGGATATGTAAACGTCACCCTGGTGAGGTATACTGAAAGCCTTTCTCTGTTCGTAGTCTGAGTTTGGTCCGATCCATACTCCCGTTACTTGTCTGTGTTTGAGAGAGAAACGTCTGTTAACCGCCATAATGACCTCACGTCTGCCCATCTCTGGAGTATTGGGAATTTGTATTATTCCGTCTCTTACAAACACTGGAATTTCCTGACCATTTACATGTACCGTGTATATTGTAGTATTAGCCCTGTGTTGTTTGTCGTAGCTGGTGGCACTCACTCCTTGGAGCATAGCCACAACCAACAATAGAACCATAAACCATACCCCTTTTCCTCGCATTCGACCCCTCCCAAACGGGTTGTCAAATACAATTAATGAATTTGTAGTATTTAAGTGTTTCGTCCTCTCAAAATTAAGGAGTGACAAAAGAGATCATTGGATTAAAGTTACTAAGAAAAGAAAGAAATCACTTCTTCCTCTTGGCCCTCTGGAGACGGGCTTCCTCGAAGGCCTTGGTCCACTTGAGCTTCCTCGGATTCCTGCCCATGAAGTAGAGCTTCTCGCACTTGCCCGAGCAGAAGAACAGAACCCTGCCGTCGTTCCTGACGTACATCTTGCCCGTTCCTGGCTCGAACTCCTTTCCGCAGTAGGAGCAGACGTTCCACCTGGCCATCT includes these proteins:
- a CDS encoding 50S ribosomal protein L24e, encoding MARWNVCSYCGKEFEPGTGKMYVRNDGRVLFFCSGKCEKLYFMGRNPRKLKWTKAFEEARLQRAKRKK